A segment of the Vibrio sp. YMD68 genome:
TGTTGCTTGATTCAAGCTAACCTGATACTGGTATTTCCTTTGAAATTTTTTGACACTTTTCGATGGCGTATAGTTGACCGGATTAAAGACGGCTCTAGGGGCTGGGCTCCACCACAAAATTGGCTCTCCAGGGCCATACCAAGGAAAAATACCTTGCTGATAGGCGGCATAGATTCTATCCGCGGAAAGGTCTCCACCAAAGGCAAGCAATCCATTGGGCTCGGTCAGTGCTTCATAGGGAGAGGGGAACACCAACTGAGTAAGCGATAGCTCGGGTAAATAAATAGCCATAAGAGTAGTGAAAGACTAGCTGTAAGAAGATGAGTCAATGGTATTCACTTTTCTTCTTGATGTCAGCCTTTGTCGTTACAAAGGGGATGTTTTTATTGTCAATAGGGTGGCGTATAAAAGTCACAATTGAAGCGTAAAAATATTTTAACGAAACGTAGATTAGCTCTGGAGTTCAGGAATTATTTTCGTTAGTCTGAAAGCATCAAATTTTTCACTAATGCTTCACTCTGGGAAGTTCAGCATTGAATTCAAGGATAATAATTTTTAATGGAAAGTCTTACGTTACAACCAATTAAAAAAGTAAATGGGGTTGTGAACTTACCCGGTTCGAAAAGTGTTTCTAATCGTGCGTTACTTCTTGCCGCGTTAGCACAAGGTACGACACGTCTAACCAATCTGCTTGATAGCGATGATATTCGGCATATGCTGAATGCCTTAAAGCAACTTGGTGTTTCTTACACATTGTCACAAGACAAAACGGAATGTGAAGTGGTTGGCCTTGGTGAAGCGTTCCGTGTCGAGGACGCCCAAGAACTCTTTCTCGGTAATGCAGGCACCGCAATGCGTCCGTTGGCGGCGGCACTTTGTTTAGGGTCCGGTGAGTTTGTGCTCACGGGTGAGCCTAGAATGAAAGAGCGACCAATTGGACACCTGGTTAATGCGCTAAGAGAAGCGGGTGCTAAAATCGAGTACCTAGAAAGCGAAAATTACCCACCGCTGAAAATAACGGGTACAGGCTTAAAGTCTGGCACCGTGTCTATTGATGGCTCAATATCAAGTCAATTTCTGACGGCTTTTTTGATGTCGGCGCCACTAGCAAACGGTGACATTACCATCGATATTGAAGGTGAATTGGTGTCTAAGCCATACATTGATATTACGCTTCATATTATGAAACAATTTGGTATTGACGTAATCAACAACGATTATCAGTCCTTTATTATCAAAGCCGGTCAATCGTATGTTTCTCCTGGTGATTTTCTTGTTGAAGGCGATGCTTCTTCCGCTTCTTATTTTCTTGCAGCTGCGGCGATCAAAGGTGGAGAAATTAAAGTCACAGGCATCGGAAAAAACAGTATTCAAGGTGATGTACAGTTCGCCAATGCGTTAGAAAAAATGGGTGCAGAAATCGAGTGGGGTGAAGATTATGTTATCTCACGCTGCGGCGAATTAAATGCCATAGACATGGATTTCAACCATATTCCTGATGCCGCAATGACGATAGCCACCACGGCTCTATTTGCTAAAGGCACGACGGCTATTCGCAACGTATACAACTGGCGAGTTAAAGAAACGGATCGCCTTTCAGCGATGGCGACAGAGCTGCGCAAAGTAGGGGCTGAAGTGGAAGAGGGTGAAGATTACATCATTATCACACCAACGAGTAAGCTGACACATGCTGCGATTGATACTTATGATGACCATCGCATGGCAATGTGCTTTTCACTGGTCGCGCTCAGTGACACACCTGTGACCATTAATGATCCTAAATGTACGTCGAAAACTTTCCCCGACTATTTTGAAAAGCTATCTGGCCTCAGCCAATAGTGGATTTGCTAAAGAAGCTTGCCATCGGCAAGCTTTTTTATTGTTGGAGAGTAAACTCTTTAGAAAGGTGGAGAGCAAGGTACTTAAACATATTGAATACGGCTGTCGTATTGGCGGTAGGCATTCCGTTTTGGTCTAAAAAATACTCGCCTTTAAAGATTAAAACATCTTCTTTTTCTTCCACAGAAGTGGCTCTCATGCCCTCAATATAGTCATCATGCTCTTGAATAATTTGATTGGCTATTAGCAATAAATCGAAACTAGAAATGGCTTTTTTCATGCGTATTTGGCTACTTTTCTGATGAATGGCATTTAGATATCACTCTATTTTATGTGAGAAAAAAGGAAATTCAATGGAAAATATGAAAATGGATTTTGTGAGTTACGACTAAGTTTTATGTTAATGATTGGAAGCACAACGACTTAGGTGTTTAGTATGTGCCAGTTTATTGGGGGGCAGTCATTTATTTCTCGGTAATTTGCCTGTGATTTTGTCGATTTGTCGACCAATTGAATTTATTTTTTAAAAAAAGATATTGATCTTCTTCGAATCTCGCTCGATAGTAAAAAAAGAACAAGCATTTAAGTATGTCATGCGATAAATTTCGCGCAGCGATTAAGGACATTTGAGTCAATTATGGGTAAATCACTCGTTATAGTGGAATCACCAGCCAAGGCAAAGACTATTAATAAGTACCTTGGTAAAGATTTCATCGTTAAATCTAGCGTCGGTCATGTGCGTGATCTTCCGACGGCGGGTCAAAGTACCGGAAAAAAAGCTGCAGCTATCTCGACTAAAGGGATGAGTGTTGAGGAAAAAGCACGCATCAAGAAAGAAAAAGACCGCAAAGCTTTAATCAAGAAAATGGGCATTAACCCATTTAATGACTGGGAAGCCAATTACCAAATACTTCCAGGTAAAGAAAAAGTCGTCGCCGAATTACAGAAATTGGCTAAAGATGCTGATTATGTTTATCTCGCAACCGATTTGGACCGCGAAGGAGAAGCTATCGCGTGGCACCTTCGTGAGATCATCGGCGGTGATGAACAGCGATACAAACGAGTGGTTTTTAACGAAATTACCAAAAATGCAATTCAGCAGGCTTTTGAAACTCCTGGTGAATTGAATATGGATGGAGTTAATGCCCAACAAGCTCGACGTTTCATGGATCGAGTGGTTGGCTTTATGGTTTCTCCATTGCTCTGGAAAAAAGTGGCACGAGGTTTATCGGCTGGTCGTGTACAGTCGGTTGCGGTAAAACTTCTTGTCGAGCGAGAGCGTGAAATTAAAGCGTTTATTCCAGAAGAGTTTTGGGACATTCATGCGAATACTCTGACTAGCACAGAGACTAATTTCCGTTTACAAGTGGCGCAAAAAGATGGCGTTGCTTTTAAGCCGACCAATGAACAGCAAACATTATCTGCGGTTAATACCTTAGAAAATGCCACTTTTGAAGTGTGCAAGCGTGAAGATAGGCCGACATCTAGTAAGCCATCTGCGCCTTATATCACCTCAACACTGCAGCAAGCTGCGAGTACACGTCTCGGCTATGGCGTGAAAAAGACCATGATGCTTGCTCAGAGGCTGTATGAGGGTGGTTACATCACGTATATGCGTACTGACTCAACTAACTTGAGTTCAGAGGCTGTGGAGTCTGTGAGAGAGTATATCAACACTGAGTTTGGTGAAAGCTACTTGCCAGCTAAACCTCTTGTTTACGGTAGCAAGGAAGGCGCTCAAGAAGCTCACGAAGCGATTCGTCCGTCTAGTGTTGAGGTTAAAACGGAAGACTTACAAGGTATAGAGCCTGACGCTCAGAAAGTGTACACATTAATTTGGAATCAGTTTGTTGCTTGTCAAATGACGCAAGCCAAATACGATTCCACTACCGTGAGTGTGAAAGCGGATGAATACACATTAAAAGCAAAAGGTCGCATTCTCAAGTTTGATGGTTGGACTCGTGTTCAACGTCCATTAGGTAAAAAT
Coding sequences within it:
- the aroA gene encoding 3-phosphoshikimate 1-carboxyvinyltransferase, producing MESLTLQPIKKVNGVVNLPGSKSVSNRALLLAALAQGTTRLTNLLDSDDIRHMLNALKQLGVSYTLSQDKTECEVVGLGEAFRVEDAQELFLGNAGTAMRPLAAALCLGSGEFVLTGEPRMKERPIGHLVNALREAGAKIEYLESENYPPLKITGTGLKSGTVSIDGSISSQFLTAFLMSAPLANGDITIDIEGELVSKPYIDITLHIMKQFGIDVINNDYQSFIIKAGQSYVSPGDFLVEGDASSASYFLAAAAIKGGEIKVTGIGKNSIQGDVQFANALEKMGAEIEWGEDYVISRCGELNAIDMDFNHIPDAAMTIATTALFAKGTTAIRNVYNWRVKETDRLSAMATELRKVGAEVEEGEDYIIITPTSKLTHAAIDTYDDHRMAMCFSLVALSDTPVTINDPKCTSKTFPDYFEKLSGLSQ
- a CDS encoding YciN family protein, which translates into the protein MKKAISSFDLLLIANQIIQEHDDYIEGMRATSVEEKEDVLIFKGEYFLDQNGMPTANTTAVFNMFKYLALHLSKEFTLQQ
- the topA gene encoding type I DNA topoisomerase, with amino-acid sequence MGKSLVIVESPAKAKTINKYLGKDFIVKSSVGHVRDLPTAGQSTGKKAAAISTKGMSVEEKARIKKEKDRKALIKKMGINPFNDWEANYQILPGKEKVVAELQKLAKDADYVYLATDLDREGEAIAWHLREIIGGDEQRYKRVVFNEITKNAIQQAFETPGELNMDGVNAQQARRFMDRVVGFMVSPLLWKKVARGLSAGRVQSVAVKLLVEREREIKAFIPEEFWDIHANTLTSTETNFRLQVAQKDGVAFKPTNEQQTLSAVNTLENATFEVCKREDRPTSSKPSAPYITSTLQQAASTRLGYGVKKTMMLAQRLYEGGYITYMRTDSTNLSSEAVESVREYINTEFGESYLPAKPLVYGSKEGAQEAHEAIRPSSVEVKTEDLQGIEPDAQKVYTLIWNQFVACQMTQAKYDSTTVSVKADEYTLKAKGRILKFDGWTRVQRPLGKNEDQILPAVQVGDTLKLETLEPKQHFTKPPARFTEAALVKELEKRGIGRPSTYASIISTIQDRGYVKVDQRRFYAEKMGEIVTDRLDGSFDDLMNFDFTARMEAKLDQVAEGNMDWKGVLNNFFTDFTGDLEKADLDELEGGMKPNNIVETDIECPTCSRPMGIRTASTGVFLGCSGYALPPKERCKTTINLGDEDGIINVLEEDVETEALRAKKRCPICETAMDAYLIDEKRKMHVCGNNPNCDGYVVEYGEFKVKGYDGPLVECDKCSSDMVLKNGRFGKYMDCTSETCKNTRKILRNGEVAPPKEDPVHLPELPCENSDAYFVLRDGASGLFMAASNFPKSRETRAPLVSELVRFKDRLSPKFTYLADAPTEDPDGLPTVVRFSRKTKENYVRSEIDGKPSGWTGMFVDGKWEITDKRKKPKK